Part of the Halobaculum halobium genome, GCGAGGTCGCGGTCGCGGACCTGTGTGGGGGACTGGCCACCCGCGCCCGCGACTCGTATCCCGACGCGTCGGTCGGGGTGAGCGTCCCCGACGGGCTCGCGGTGACCGTCGCGCCGACCGTACTGGAGACGGTGCTGTGGAACCTCGTCGAGAACGCCCTCGAACACGGGTCGGCCGTGACCGTTCGGCTCTCCGCGAGCGTCACCGACGGGGGCGTCGCGTTCGCCGTCGCCGACGACGGTCCGGGGATCCCGGAGGCGGAACTGGAGAGCATCCGGTCTGGGACGGAGACGGCCCTGACGCACGGGAGCGGGCTGGGGCTGTGGGTCGTCCGCTGGGGGACGCGCATGCTCGGCGCTGACCTCTCGTTCGAGGAGCGCGATCCCACCGGCACCCTCGCCACGGTGACGCTCCCGCCGGACGCGCCGAAGGGGCCATCGGCACCGGGATCGGCTGAGGCCGAGGGCGACGGCGACGGCGGAGCCGACAGCGAGAAGAACGGGTGACAACCGGGTCGGCGGAGAGCCGCAATCCCGACCGCGGTGGCTGACCTCCGGGTCCGACCGACGCCGTCACAGGCTCCGGACAGTCACGTCGCCGAAGCCGCTGTGCAGTCTGCACAGAGCCGTCGGTCGGCGTCCCAGTGGTCCTCGCAGACGACCGCGCCGCACTGCCGACAGGAGTGCGACGCCGTCGCGCGCTCACAGATCTGGCAGAGTCCGGTCGTGCTCATGGATGACCCTCGTGTGGATCCTCGCCGCGCGGCGACTTGGGCGCTCCGGGGATGCGCGCGCGACGGGAACGTCGCGGCCGCGGTGTCGGCGCGATATCGACGGCACGCCGCGCCAGTCGCGGCGAGGGGTTTACGGTCCGTCGTCGCCGATCACTGGTGTGGACCGCGACGTGCTCCTGCTCGGGATCGCCGCCGTGCTCGCCGGCCTGACGGCCACGCTCGCGATGCTGGGGATCGCGTACTCGCCGTTCGTACTCCTCGCGGCGATCCCGACCGGTGCGGCCGCCTACTTCCTCTGGTATCAGGCGTCCGGCCGGCTGAAAGAGGACATGCGATCGCGCGCGGCCGGCCGACGTGCGGCCTCCCGTGCGGGAGAGGGCGCTCCGGGGGGAACTCCAGGTTCGCCCGCGAAGCGCGCGCCCGGATGGGTGACGGCGGTCGCGTCGGCCCGCGTGGCACGGGCGGTCGTGACGGCCGGGCGCGCGGTCGCGGCCCGACAGGCGGCGCCGCGATGAACGCCAACTCGGGGATGCCGCCGGGCGACGCGCGCCGGACGCTCGGCGTCGACGCCGACGCCTCCCAATCGGAGGTGAAAGCCGCCTACCGCGACCGCGTGAAGGAGACGCACCCCGACTCCGGCGGCGACGAGGACGAGTTCAAGCGCGTGAACCGCGCCTACGAAACGCTGAAAGACGACTGACGAGCCGAGACCCGGCATCGCCGCGGGCGCCGCAGGAAGCGCTAGTTTCGCCCCGGTCCCGCCGGTCGCCGCGAGGCGATCCCGTTCGGTATCGTGACAATGCGTGGCATACACGTGAAAACCGTTATACTTGCCCACCGCTACCCCTCGGTTATGGGCGCTGACCGGGCCGTGCTCCGGCGGACCATCGAGCACGGCGAGGAGGAAGGCGGGAACGTGGAGTTCAAAACCCGCCTCACGCGGGAGGTCCATCTCGCGGAGGGACGGATGGAGTCGCTGGCCGCACAGCTTCGCCACCGGGTGCTCTCGGGCGACGGCGAGGCGCTGTACGTGGTCGGCGTCACAGACGACGGCGGCATCGCGGGCATCCCGCCGACCGCGTTCTCCGAGTCGATGGACGTGCTCTCGCTGCTCGCCGAGGAGGCCGACGCGCACATTCACGAGGTGGAGACGTGGGCCGCCGGG contains:
- a CDS encoding J domain-containing protein, with the protein product MNANSGMPPGDARRTLGVDADASQSEVKAAYRDRVKETHPDSGGDEDEFKRVNRAYETLKDD